A window of the Xenopus laevis strain J_2021 chromosome 9_10L, Xenopus_laevis_v10.1, whole genome shotgun sequence genome harbors these coding sequences:
- the LOC108701194 gene encoding myosin-3, translated as MSSDHEMSIFGVAAPFLRKPEKERIEAQNQPFDAKTYCFVTDPVLDYIKGKIKSDEGGKTTVETEDNRTVTVKPENVFPMNPPKFDKSEDMAMLTHLHEPAVLYNLKDRYKAWMIYTYSGLFCVTVNPYKWLPVYNPEVVNAYRGKKRSEAPPHIFSISDNAYQFMLTDRENQSILITGESGAGKTVNTKRVIQYFATIAAVCDPKKKEKEATSSIKGTLEDQIIHANPLLEAFGNAKTVRNDNSSRFGKFIRIHFGTTGKLASADIETYLLEKSRVTFQLPAERSYHIFYQILSNHKPELIDTLLITTNPYDFPYISQGEISVASIVDSEELMATDNAIDILGFTPEEKTCIYKLTGAVMHYGTMKFKQRPREEQAEPDGTEVADKTGYLTGLNSADLLKALCYPRVKVGNEFVTKGQTVEQVQYNVNALSKSVYEKLFIWMVARINQQLDTKLPRQHFIGVLDIAGFEIFEFNSLEQLCINFTNEKLQQFFNHHMFVLEQEEYKKEGIEWTFIDFGMDLAACIELIEKPMGIFSILEEECMFPKATDTSFKNKLYDQHLGKSNNFQKPKPAKGKAEAHFSLIHYAGTVDYNIKGWLEKNKDPLNETVVGLYQKSSMKILANLYATYESANAEGTTKKATKKKGSSFQTVSALFRENLNKLMSNLRTTHPHFVRCIIPNETKTPGDIDHHLVLHQLRCNGVLEGIRICRKGFPNRILYGDFKQRYRILNASAIPEGQFIDSKKACEKLLGCIDIDHTQYKFGHTKVFFKAGLLGTLEEMRDDSLVLVITRTQARCRGFLMRLEFMKMMERRDAIFCIQYNIRAFMNVKHWPWMKLYFKIKPLLRSAETEKEMAAMKEEFEKTKENLAKSEAKRKELEEKMVKLLQEKNDLKLQVQSESENLSDAEERCDQLIKSKIQLEAKMKELNERLEDEEESNAELTAKRRKLEDECSELKKDIDDLELTLAKVEKERHATENKVKNLTEEMAVLDETIVKLTKERKALQEAHQQALDDLQAEEDKVNALTKLKAKLEQQIDDLQGSLEQEKKLRMDNERAKRKLEGDLKLAQDSIMDLENDRQQLDEKLKKKDFEISQLLSKIEDEQVMGNQFQKKIKELQARIEELEEEIDSERATRAKAEKQRADLMRELEEISERLEEAGGATATQLELNKKREAEFQKVRRDLEEISLQHEATVASLRKKHADCTAEYSDQIDNLQRVKQKLEKEKSEMRMEIDDLSSNLESVTKSKANLEKLCRTLEDQLSEFKAKTEETQRMVADLSMHKSRLQTESGELARQLEERDALVSQLSRSKQAFIQQTEELKRLMEEEVKAKNALAHSLQSSRHDCELLREQYEEEQEAKSELQRGLSKANGEVAQWRTKYETDAIQRTEELEEAKKKLAQRLQEAEGQIEAVNSKCSSLEKTKQRLQGEVEDLMIDVERANSAAAALDKKQRNFDKILAEWRQKYEESQSEFESALKESRSLSTELFKMKNAYEESLDQLEIIKRENKNLQQEITDLTEQISSSGKIIHELEKTKKQVELEKSEMQSSLEEAEAALEHEEAKILRIQLELTQVKADIERKVAEKDEEIDQLKRNYQRIIETMQRALDSEIRSRNEAVRIKKKMEGDLNEMEVQLSHANRIATEAQKYLRNVQGQLKDTQINLDDALRGQEDLKEQLAIVERRNNLMVAEIEEMRAALEQTERSRKVAEQDLVDAIERVQLLHSQNTSLINTKKKLESDVVQLQGEIEDTTNEARNAEEKAKKAITDAAMMAEELKKEQDTSAHLERMKKNIEQTVKDLQVRLEEAEQLALKGGKKQLQKLEARVRELENELDLETRKNVEVVKGIRKFERRVKELTFQSEEDRKNCLRLQDLVDKLQLKVKSYKRQTEHAEESSNTHLFKCRKVQHELEEAEERAGIAESQVNKLRMKTRETISSKVIVTTQE; from the exons ATGAGTAGCGATCATGAGATGTCGATTTTTGGGGTGGCGGCCCCGTTCCTTCGAAAGCCTGAGAAAGAGAGAATTGAGGCTCAAAACCAGCCATTTGATGCCAAGACGTATTGCTTTGTTACTGATCCTGTCCTCGACTACATAAAGGGCAAGATAAAGAGTGATGAAGGGGGGAAGACAACAGTTGAGACTGAAGATAATAGG ACAGTAACTGTCAAGCCTGAGAATGTCTTCCCCATGAATCCCCCAAAGTTTGACAAAAGTGAGGACATGGCGATGCTGACCCACCTGCATGAGCCGGCTGTTCTGTACAATCTGAAGGATCGCTACAAAGCCTGGATGATCTAT ACTTACTCCGGCCTCTTCTGTGTCACTGTCAACCCCTACAAGTGGCTTCCCGTATATAATCCTGAGGTGGTCAATGCCTACCGCGGGAAAAAGCGATCGGAGGCTCCACCCCACATCTTCTCCATCTCGGATAACGCCTATCAGTTCATGTTAACTG ACAGGGAAAACCAGTCCATCCTAATCAC CGGAGAATCTGGTGCTGGGAAGACTGTGAACACCAAACGTGTCATCCAATATTTTGCAACAATTGCAGCTGTCTGTGAccccaagaaaaaagaaaaagaagccacCAGTAGCATAAAG GGAACCTTGGAGGATCAAATAATCCATGCCAACCCGCTGCTTGAAGCCTTCGGCAATGCCAAGACTGTGAGGAATGATAACTCGTCGCGTTTT GGTAAATTTATCAGAATTCATTTTGGCACAACTGGAAAGTTAGCCTCGGCGGATATCGAAACAT ATCTTCTGGAGAAGTCCCGAGTGACATTTCAGCTCCCAGCTGAGAGAAGCTACCATATCTTCTACCAGATCCTGTCCAACCATAAGCCAGAACTGATTG ATACGCTCCTTATCACCACAAATCCATATGATTTTCCCTACATCAGCCAGGGGGAGATTTCCGTGGCCAGCATTGTTGATTCAGAAGAATTAATGGCAACAGAT AATGCTATTGACATTCTGGGCTTCACGCCTGAAGAGAAGACTTGTATTTACAAACTAACGGGGGCAGTGATGCATTATGGGACAATGAAGTTCAAGCAGAGGCCACGTGAGGAGCAGGCTGAGCCAGATGGGACAGAGG TGGCTGATAAAACCGGATATTTGACTGGACTGAACTCAGCAGATCTTCTTAAGGCTCTGTGCTATCCCAGGGTTAAAGTTGGGAATGAGTTTGTAACCAAGGGTCAAACAGTAGAGCAG GTGCAATATAATGTCAATGCGCTCAGCAAGTCGGTGTATGAGAAACTGTTCATATGGATGGTGGCGCGGATTAACCAGCAGCTGGACACTAAGCTCCCCCGGCAGCACTTTATTGGCGTCTTGGACATCGCCGGCTTTGAGATCTTTGAG TTCAACAGCTTGGAGCAGCTCTGCATCAACTTCACCAATGAGAAACTGCAACAGTTTTTCAACCATCACATGTTTGTCCTGGAGCAAGAGGAATACAAGAAGGAAGGGATCGAGTGGACGTTTATTGACTTTGGCATGGACTTGGCTGCCTGCATTGAGCTTATTGAGAAG cCAATGGGCATTTTCTCCATCCTTGAAGAGGAGTGCATGTTCCCCAAGGCAACAGACACTTCATTTAAGAACAAGTTGTATGACCAACATCTGGGCAAATCCAACAACTTCCAGAAACCCAAACCAGCTAAAGGCAAAGCTGAGGCTCACTTCTCCCTCATCCACTATGCTGGGACAGTGGATTACAACATAAAAGGCTGGCTGGAGAAGAATAAGGACCCACTGAATGAAACAGTTGTGGGTCTTTACCAAAAATCCTCCATGAAGATCCTGGCCAATCTCTACGCCACCTATGAGTCTGCCAACGCAG AAGGTACAACCAAAAAGGCAACAAAGAAGAAAGGCTCCTCCTTCCAAACTGTGTCGGCACTTTTTAGG GAAAATCTGAATAAACTGATGTCAAACCTGCGGACCACACACCCCCATTTTGTCAGATGTATCATCCCCAATGAGACCAAAACACCAG GTGACATTGACCACCATCTTGTTCTTCACCAGTTAAGGTGTAATGGTGTGCTGGAAGGCATCAGAATTTGCCGCAAGGGATTCCCCAACAGAATCTTGTACGGAGATTTTAAACAAAG GTACCGAATACTGAATGCCAGTGCAATCCCAGAAGGACAGTTTATAGATAGCAAGAAGGCCTGTGAGAAGCTCCTGGGGTGTATTGATATTGATCACACCCAGTATAAATTTGGCCACACAAAG GTATTCTTCAAGGCTGGTTTGCTGGGGACCCTAGAGGAGATGAGGGACGACAGCTTGGTCCTTGTTATAACACGCACCCAGGCTCGGTGCAGGGGGTTCCTCATGAGGCTTGAGTTCATGAAAATGATGGAAAGGAG GGATGCAATTTTCTGCATTCAGTATAACATCCGGGCATTCATGAATGTCAAACACTGGCCATGGATGAAACTCTACTTTAAAATAAAGCCCTTGCTGAGGAGCGCAGAGACTGAGAAAGAGATGGCTGCCATGAAAGAAGAGTTTGAGAAGACCAAGGAGAATCTGGCCAAGTCAGAAGCAAAAAGGAAGGAACTAGAAGAGAAAATGGTGAAACTTCTCCAAGAGAAGAATGACCTCAAGCTACAAGTCCAGTCT GAATCAGAAAACTTGTCAGATGCAGAGGAACGTTGTGATCAgttaattaaaagtaaaatccagTTGGAAGCAAAAATGAAGGagctgaatgagagactggaggaCGAGGAAGAGTCCAATGCTGAACTGACAGCCAAGAGGAGGAAACTGGAGGATGAGTGTTCAGAACTCAAGAAAGATATTGATGACCTAGAGCTGACATTGGCCAAGGTGGAGAAGGAGAGGCATGCGACTGAAAATAAG GTTAAAAACCTAACTGAAGAAATGGCTGTGCTGGATGAAACAATTGTCAAGCTGACAAAAGAGAGAAAAGCTCTGCAGGAAGCCCACCAACAAGCCCTGGATGACCTGCAGGCTGAAGAAGACAAAGTCAACGCTCTGACCAAGCTTAAAGCCAAACTGGAGCAGCAGATAGATGAT CTTCAAGGGTCATTGGAACAAGAGAAGAAGCTTCGGATGGACAATGAGAGAGCCAAGAGAAAGCTGGAGGGAGACTTGAAACTGGCACAGGATTCCATCATGGATTTGGAGAATGACAGACAGCAGCTGGATGAAAAGCTGAAAAA GAAGGATTTTGAGATAAGCCAGCTGCTTAGCAAGATTGAAGACGAGCAAGTTATGGGGAATCAATTCCAGAAGAAAATTAAAGAGCTGCAG GCCCGTATAGAGGAGCTTGAAGAGGAGATTGATTCAGAGAGGGCAACCAGAGCCAAGGCAGAGAAGCAGCGGGCTGATTTGATGCGGGAGTTGGAGGAGATCAGTGAGAGGCTAGAAGAAGCAGGGGGTGCCACAGCCACTCAGTTAgagctaaataaaaaaagagaagctGAGTTCCAGAAGGTGCGGAGGGACCTGGAAGAGATATCCCTACAGCATGAAGCCACAGTGGCCTCTCTGCGCAAGAAGCACGCAGACTGCACTGCGGAGTACAGCGATCAGATAGACAATCTCCAGCGTGTCAAACAGAAATTGGAGAAGGAGAAGAGCGAGATGCGGATGGAAATTGATGACCTTAGCAGTAACTTGGAGTCTGTCACTAAATCCAAG GCAAATCTTGAGAAGCTGTGCCGGACCCTGGAAGATCAGCTGAGTGAATTCAAGGCCAAAACAGAAGAGACCCAGAGGATGGTGGCTGATCTTTCAATGCATAAGTCTCGTCTGCAGACAGAGTCAG GGGAACTGGCTCGTCAGCTGGAGGAGAGAGATGCTCTTGTATCCCAGTTGTCAAGATCCAAACAAGCATTCATTCAGCAAACTGAGGAACTTAAAAGGCTGATGGAGGAAGAAGTTAAA GCCAAAAATGCCCTTGCCCATTCATTGCAATCTTCCCGCCATGACTGTGAACTGCTCAGGGAGCAATATGAAGAGGAACAAGAGGCCAAGTCTGAGTTGCAACGTGGTCTGTCTAAGGCCAATGGGGAGGTTGCTCAGTGGAGAACCAAATATGAGACTGATGCAATCCAGCGCACTGAAGAACTGGAGGAAGCCAA GAAAAAGTTGGCGCAACGTCTTCAAGAGGCAGAAGGACAGATCGAGGCTGTGAATTCCAAATGTTCCTCTCTGGAGAAGACCAAGCAAAGGTTGCAGGGAGAAGTGGAAGATCTCATGATAGATGTAGAGAGGGCAAATTCGGCAGCTGCAGCTCTTGATAAAAAACAGAGGAATTTTGATAAG ATTTTAGCAGAGTGGAGGCAAAAGTATGAAGAATCTCAGTCTGAATTTGAATCAGCTCTAAAGGAGTCAAGGTCTCTGAGTACAGAGCTTTTCAAAATGAAGAACGCTTATGAGGAATCTCTGGACCAGCTAGAGATCATTAAACGAGAAAATAAGAACTTACAAC AAGAGATAACTGACTTGACTGAGCAAATATCATCAAGTGGTAAAATCATTCATGAACTGGAGAAAACCAAAAAGCAAGTTGAGCTGGAGAAGAGTGAGATGCAGTCATCCCTTGAAGAAGCAGAG GCAGCACTTGAGCACGAAGAGGCAAAGATCTTGAGAATTCAGCTGGAACTGACCCAGGTTAAAGCCGACATAGAGAGGAAGGTGGCAGAAAAGGATGAGGAAATTGATCAGCTGAAGAGGAACTACCAGAGGATCATCGAGACAATGCAGAGAGCTCTAGATTCCGAGATTAGGAGTAGGAATGAAGCTGTGCGAATTAAGAAGAAGATGGAAGGGGACCTGAATGAAATGGAAGTCCAGCTTAGTCATGCAAACCGTATAGCCACAGAAGCTCAGAAATACCTGAGGAATGTCCAGGGTCAGCTTAAG GATACACAAATCAATCTGGATGATGCGCTCCGAGGACAGGAGGATCTGAAAGAGCAGTTGGCCATAGTTGAACGCAGAAATAACTTGATGGTGGCTGAGATTGAGGAGATGCGAGCTGCTTTGGAACAGACAGAAAGATCTAGAAAAGTTGCTGAACAGGATCTTGTTGATGCTATTGAGCGTGTCCAGCTTCTGCACTCGCAG AACACAAGTCTTATTAACACCAAGAAGAAGCTTGAAAGTGATGTAGTTCAACTACAAGGAGAGATTGAGGACACCACCAATGAGGCTAGGAATGCCGAGGAGAAAGCAAAGAAAGCCATTACAGAT GCAGCCATGATGGCTGAGGAACTGAAGAAGGAACAAGACACCAGTGCTCACCTGGAACGGATGAAGAAGAATATAGAGCAAACAGTAAAGGATCTTCAAGTGCGCCTGGAAGAAGCTGAGCAACTGGCCCTTAAAGGGGGAAAGAAGCAGCTTCAGAAGCTGGAAGCCAGA GTTCGAGAACTGGAAAATGAGTTGGATCTGGAAACTAGAAAAAATGTTGAGGTGGTCAAAGGCATCAGGAAATTTGAGAGGCGTGTGAAGGAGCTGACCTTCCAG tcagaagaagacagaaaGAATTGCTTGAGGCTACAGGACTTGGTGGATAAA